The Flavobacterium praedii genome window below encodes:
- a CDS encoding ExbD/TolR family protein, translating into MSIKRKRRFHAEVATSSLSDIMFFLLLFFLIISTLSNPNVIKMTLPKSKTNEKTNKQYISLSVTEDKKFYIDKQPVAFEELETTLMSKMNSQKDQTVIVRIPFNLQVQDLVDVLQIGVKNNLKFVIATSPQ; encoded by the coding sequence ATGTCAATCAAAAGAAAAAGAAGATTTCACGCCGAAGTGGCTACTTCCTCCTTGAGTGACATTATGTTTTTTTTGTTGCTGTTTTTCCTGATTATTTCTACATTGTCCAATCCGAATGTGATTAAGATGACCTTGCCAAAGTCAAAAACCAACGAGAAAACCAACAAACAATACATCAGTTTATCGGTCACTGAGGACAAAAAATTCTATATTGACAAACAACCTGTTGCTTTTGAGGAACTAGAAACGACTTTGATGTCCAAAATGAATTCACAAAAAGACCAAACGGTAATTGTTCGAATTCCGTTCAACTTACAAGTGCAGGATTTGGTCGATGTACTGCAAATAGGGGTGAAGAACAACTTAAAGTTCGTTATTGCCACGAGTCCACAATAA
- a CDS encoding MlaD family protein: MNESSNKRGLYVGLFIFIGMLFLFGGILMVGNLHETFKKKMQLVSVFDEVNGLQTGANVWLSGVKIGKVKSIRISKNRNVWVTLDIENTAQQFIVKDAKAKIGTDGLIGNKVVIIYGGTENSQSVMDGDTLRVGSTYSTENMMIALQKNNENLLAITTDFKKISHKLTTNEGTVGKLLNDNVLYDNINSVALSLNNASVKADKLIASLNEYSTKLNRKGTLANDLVSDTIVFNSIKKSVSELEKMTKTANVFVENLKVASSNPNSTIGVLLHDEESGANLKKTIENLKTSSEKLDEDLKAAQGSFLLRSYFKDKEKKAKKAASQK; encoded by the coding sequence ATGAACGAATCATCAAATAAGCGTGGGCTGTATGTAGGTCTATTTATTTTTATAGGAATGCTATTTTTATTTGGAGGTATTCTGATGGTGGGAAATCTTCACGAAACCTTCAAGAAAAAAATGCAATTGGTTTCTGTTTTTGATGAGGTAAATGGACTGCAAACTGGAGCCAATGTTTGGCTTTCAGGAGTAAAAATAGGAAAGGTAAAAAGTATTCGAATTAGTAAAAATAGAAATGTTTGGGTAACTTTAGATATTGAAAACACGGCACAACAGTTTATTGTGAAAGATGCTAAAGCCAAAATAGGAACGGATGGTCTTATTGGAAACAAAGTTGTGATAATTTACGGAGGTACAGAAAATTCCCAATCAGTGATGGATGGAGATACTTTGCGAGTTGGTAGTACGTATTCTACAGAGAATATGATGATTGCTTTGCAGAAAAATAATGAAAACCTTCTGGCGATAACTACTGATTTTAAAAAAATAAGTCACAAGCTAACAACAAATGAGGGCACTGTCGGGAAATTGCTAAATGACAATGTTTTGTATGATAATATTAATTCGGTAGCCTTGTCACTTAACAATGCTTCTGTAAAAGCAGATAAATTAATCGCTTCCCTTAATGAGTATAGCACAAAATTAAACAGAAAAGGAACACTTGCAAATGATTTAGTTTCGGATACAATTGTTTTTAATTCGATTAAAAAATCGGTTTCGGAATTAGAAAAAATGACCAAAACGGCCAATGTTTTTGTTGAAAATCTCAAAGTAGCCAGTAGTAATCCCAATTCAACAATAGGCGTTTTATTGCATGATGAAGAATCTGGGGCAAATTTGAAAAAAACGATAGAGAATTTAAAGACCAGTTCCGAAAAATTAGACGAAGATCTCAAAGCCGCCCAAGGCAGTTTTTTATTGAGAAGTTATTTTAAAGACAAAGAAAAAAAGGCTAAAAAAGCCGCTTCTCAAAAATAG
- a CDS encoding bifunctional folylpolyglutamate synthase/dihydrofolate synthase: MNYQETTNWMFNQLPMYQLQGASAYKKDLTNVNILADHLDNPQHKLKCIHVAGTNGKGSTSHMLASILQEAGYKVGLYTSPHLKDFRERIKINGTEISEDFVCEFIEKHKSFFEENDMSFFEMSVGLAFDYFAKEKIDIAVIEVGLGGRLDATNIITPLVSVITNIGIDHVQFLGNTLESIATEKAGIIKPQIPVVIGEYTAETQTVFLDKASANKAEIYFASDLISETFPSDLLGDYQNHNKKTVIQTITILNEQTDFKVSSENLKSGLMHVVRNTGLLGRWQQLGENPKVICDTAHNKNGLEIVLNQIQKETFDHLHIVLGVVNDKELDEVLPLFPKNATYYFCKPNIPRGLDAVSLQENALRFSLVGNVYESVNEAFNTAQKNASKNDFIYVGGSTFVVAELPLNSKS; this comes from the coding sequence ATGAACTATCAAGAAACCACAAACTGGATGTTTAATCAACTTCCAATGTATCAATTGCAAGGGGCTTCGGCTTATAAAAAAGACTTGACCAATGTTAATATACTGGCGGATCATCTTGATAATCCTCAACATAAATTAAAATGCATACACGTTGCTGGCACAAATGGTAAAGGTTCGACTTCACACATGCTCGCCTCAATCCTTCAAGAAGCGGGATACAAAGTGGGATTATATACTTCTCCTCACTTAAAAGACTTTCGAGAACGCATCAAGATTAATGGCACTGAAATTTCCGAAGATTTTGTTTGTGAATTCATTGAGAAACACAAATCCTTTTTTGAAGAAAACGACATGAGTTTCTTTGAAATGTCAGTTGGATTGGCTTTTGACTATTTTGCAAAAGAAAAAATAGACATTGCCGTTATCGAAGTGGGATTGGGCGGAAGATTGGATGCAACAAACATTATCACGCCATTGGTTTCGGTAATTACTAATATAGGAATCGATCATGTTCAATTTTTGGGTAACACATTAGAATCTATTGCAACCGAAAAAGCAGGAATCATCAAACCTCAAATTCCTGTTGTTATTGGTGAATATACTGCTGAAACCCAAACTGTTTTTTTGGATAAAGCTTCAGCAAATAAAGCAGAAATTTATTTTGCTTCTGATTTGATTTCAGAAACCTTTCCTTCTGATTTACTCGGAGATTATCAAAATCATAATAAAAAAACGGTTATTCAAACCATCACAATTTTAAACGAGCAAACCGATTTTAAAGTGAGTTCCGAAAACCTAAAATCAGGTTTAATGCATGTAGTCAGAAACACCGGATTACTTGGACGATGGCAACAATTGGGTGAAAATCCCAAAGTGATTTGCGATACGGCTCACAACAAAAATGGTCTCGAAATAGTGTTGAATCAAATACAAAAGGAGACTTTTGACCATTTACATATTGTGTTGGGAGTTGTCAATGATAAAGAACTGGACGAAGTATTGCCGCTCTTCCCTAAAAATGCAACATATTATTTTTGCAAACCTAATATTCCACGCGGTTTGGATGCTGTTTCATTACAAGAAAATGCTTTGCGATTTTCATTAGTTGGAAATGTATATGAATCGGTAAATGAAGCATTCAACACAGCTCAAAAAAATGCTTCGAAAAACGATTTTATCTATGTAGGCGGAAGCACCTTTGTTGTTGCTGAATTGCCATTAAACAGTAAAAGTTAA
- a CDS encoding Gfo/Idh/MocA family protein — MKNISRRSFVNKFGLGVGATVVMTTLPSYITQSEKFQKPYTGKKLNIALCGLGNYAAMLAAGIEVSEYCNLAGIVTGTPEKAVKWKKQYNIPEKNIYNYQNFDEIINNKDIDLVYVVLPNGLHKEFVIRAAKAGKNVITEKPMAISVADCEEMIKACNDNKVQLAIGYRLHYEPTHLEIKRLGQEKVFGQVRFIEASLGYKTYDTLDKKTIVDKNDRNEWRLNKKLSGGGPLMDLGIYCIQASRYVLGEEPIAITAQFGTVNDKNRFSETEESISWQMEFPSGAVANCNTSCGYNIDRFYASADEGSFELSPALSYGPFEGKTSEKELKFPVINQQQTQIDEICKVLLENKKLPNHITGEEGLKDIKIINAIYKSANTGKKISIL, encoded by the coding sequence ATGAAAAACATTTCAAGACGGTCTTTTGTCAATAAATTTGGTTTAGGGGTTGGGGCAACAGTTGTTATGACAACACTTCCTTCATACATAACTCAGTCAGAAAAGTTTCAGAAACCATATACGGGAAAGAAGTTAAATATAGCGCTTTGCGGGTTAGGGAATTACGCAGCTATGTTGGCTGCAGGAATTGAAGTTTCCGAATATTGCAATTTAGCAGGAATAGTGACAGGCACGCCTGAAAAAGCTGTAAAATGGAAAAAACAATATAATATTCCCGAAAAGAACATTTATAATTATCAAAATTTTGACGAAATAATCAATAACAAAGATATAGATTTAGTGTACGTTGTTTTGCCAAATGGCTTGCACAAAGAGTTTGTAATTCGTGCTGCAAAAGCAGGCAAAAATGTAATTACAGAAAAACCAATGGCCATTTCTGTTGCTGATTGCGAAGAAATGATAAAAGCATGTAACGATAACAAGGTTCAATTGGCTATTGGTTACCGTTTGCATTACGAGCCAACACATTTGGAAATTAAAAGATTGGGACAAGAAAAAGTCTTTGGTCAAGTTCGTTTTATAGAAGCGTCACTGGGTTATAAAACGTATGATACTCTTGATAAAAAAACAATCGTTGACAAAAATGACCGTAACGAATGGAGACTAAACAAGAAATTATCAGGCGGTGGCCCTTTAATGGATTTAGGAATTTATTGCATACAAGCGAGCCGTTATGTTTTAGGAGAAGAGCCAATTGCTATAACGGCACAATTTGGCACTGTGAATGATAAAAATAGATTTTCGGAGACTGAGGAAAGTATATCGTGGCAAATGGAATTTCCGAGTGGGGCGGTGGCAAACTGCAATACTTCATGCGGTTACAATATTGACAGGTTTTACGCATCGGCCGATGAGGGCAGTTTTGAATTGAGTCCAGCTTTGAGTTATGGGCCATTTGAAGGTAAAACTTCAGAGAAAGAATTGAAATTTCCTGTGATAAACCAGCAACAAACACAAATAGATGAAATTTGTAAGGTGCTGTTAGAAAACAAAAAATTACCCAATCACATTACAGGAGAAGAAGGATTAAAGGATATAAAAATCATTAATGCAATTTATAAATCTGCCAATACTGGAAAGAAAATTTCCATACTGTAA
- a CDS encoding glycosyltransferase — MSQIQKLLIIGTVWPEPDSSAAGGRMLQLITLFQQQGFEIVFASPALDSDYMVDLATLNITKKSIVLNCSSFDIFVKELNPKIVLFDRFMMEEQFGWRVAENCPDALRILDTEDMHSLRLARQKAFKEKRIFEVEDLLKEDVAKREIASILRSDLSLMISEFEMDLLKTTFKIDEKLLYYLPFLLEPISETTFHELPSFNQRNNFIFIGNFLHEPNWNAVQYLKETIWPQLRKQLPGVELHIYGAYPSQKVMQLHQPKEGFYIKGRATDANEVVQNARIVLAPLRFGAGIKGKLIEAMQCGTPSITTLIGAESMHGHLPWSGFVTNDIPEFIKASIQLYQDEKLWHKAQENGISIINQRYSRDLFEKDFISKIQFLSSNLTKHRLDNFLGTLLQHHTLNSTKYMSRWIEAKNSKKE; from the coding sequence ATGTCTCAAATCCAAAAGCTTTTAATAATTGGTACTGTATGGCCCGAACCTGATTCTTCGGCAGCGGGTGGACGGATGCTTCAATTAATAACTTTGTTTCAACAACAAGGTTTTGAAATCGTATTTGCAAGTCCTGCTTTGGATAGTGATTACATGGTTGATTTAGCTACATTAAATATAACCAAAAAATCTATTGTTTTGAATTGTTCTAGTTTTGATATTTTTGTCAAAGAACTAAATCCGAAAATTGTACTCTTTGACCGATTCATGATGGAAGAGCAATTTGGATGGCGCGTTGCCGAAAATTGCCCTGATGCCTTACGAATATTAGATACTGAAGATATGCATTCTCTAAGATTAGCTAGGCAAAAAGCCTTTAAGGAAAAACGCATATTCGAAGTTGAAGATTTACTAAAAGAAGATGTTGCCAAAAGAGAAATAGCTAGTATTTTAAGAAGTGATTTGTCTTTAATGATATCCGAATTTGAAATGGATTTATTGAAAACGACTTTTAAAATTGACGAAAAACTATTGTATTATTTGCCTTTTTTATTAGAACCAATTTCAGAAACCACTTTTCATGAACTTCCTTCTTTCAACCAAAGAAATAACTTTATTTTCATAGGCAACTTCCTCCACGAACCCAACTGGAACGCTGTTCAATATTTAAAAGAAACCATTTGGCCGCAACTGAGAAAACAACTACCCGGAGTTGAACTTCATATTTATGGTGCCTATCCTTCGCAAAAAGTAATGCAATTGCATCAGCCAAAGGAAGGTTTTTACATCAAAGGCCGGGCGACTGACGCTAATGAAGTAGTTCAAAATGCAAGAATAGTTTTGGCCCCGTTGCGTTTTGGCGCTGGTATCAAAGGAAAATTAATCGAAGCCATGCAATGCGGCACTCCAAGTATAACAACCCTTATTGGAGCTGAATCAATGCACGGACATTTGCCTTGGAGCGGTTTTGTAACCAATGATATTCCCGAATTTATTAAAGCTTCAATACAATTGTACCAAGATGAAAAATTATGGCACAAAGCTCAAGAAAACGGAATATCCATTATCAATCAGCGGTATTCAAGGGATTTGTTTGAAAAAGATTTTATTTCCAAAATTCAATTCTTGAGTTCCAACTTAACCAAACATCGTTTGGATAATTTCTTGGGGACTTTATTACAGCATCACACTTTAAACAGTACAAAATACATGTCCCGTTGGATCGAAGCTAAAAATAGCAAAAAAGAGTAA
- a CDS encoding MotA/TolQ/ExbB proton channel family protein, translated as MFSFIQLQADTLANAASNVVIEKIAPNTEISVLGFILKGGFFLIPIAILLFYTFYVIIERYLFINKVSKVDPLLMRDVRDHLTAGNFDLARSITERTNTASGNVIKEGILLIGRPIAEIESNMDRAADIEIAQMEQHLGQLGLIAGIAPTLGFIGTISGVIKIFYSISVTENISIGNISGGLYEKMISSGSGLIVGIIAYSAYHLLNGKIDNYALKVQKQILEFVNIIQKA; from the coding sequence ATGTTTAGTTTTATACAATTACAAGCTGATACTCTAGCCAATGCTGCGTCTAATGTTGTTATCGAAAAAATAGCACCTAATACCGAAATCTCTGTTTTAGGTTTCATTCTAAAAGGAGGATTTTTTTTAATTCCCATCGCAATTTTATTATTTTATACTTTTTATGTTATTATAGAACGGTATTTGTTCATTAATAAAGTTTCCAAAGTCGACCCGCTTTTGATGCGCGATGTACGCGATCACCTAACAGCAGGCAATTTCGATTTGGCCCGTTCCATTACTGAGCGAACCAATACAGCTTCTGGAAATGTTATCAAAGAAGGAATTTTATTAATTGGCCGTCCCATTGCCGAAATAGAATCGAATATGGATCGTGCAGCCGATATCGAAATTGCCCAAATGGAACAACATCTGGGACAACTAGGACTGATTGCTGGTATCGCACCAACGCTTGGTTTTATCGGTACAATTTCTGGAGTAATCAAGATTTTCTACAGCATCTCTGTAACTGAGAACATTAGTATTGGTAATATTTCAGGAGGTTTGTACGAGAAAATGATCAGTAGTGGATCTGGCTTAATTGTTGGAATTATTGCCTACAGTGCTTACCACTTGTTGAATGGAAAGATTGATAATTATGCGCTAAAAGTGCAAAAACAAATATTGGAATTCGTAAATATTATTCAAAAAGCATAA
- a CDS encoding tRNA-(ms[2]io[6]A)-hydroxylase — MLGLKLVTDPRWVNIVESNIEEILTDHAWCEQKAASNAISLITYNSELEELVTELLVIAKEELDHLQLVHDLIKRRGLTLGRERKDHYVNELFKFMKKDGSRKDALVDRLLFSAMIEARSCERFKLLSENIKDPELAKFYRDLMISEAGHYTTFLGFARKYVDNFDVDKRWQEWIEYETSIIINYGKKETVHG; from the coding sequence ATGCTTGGATTAAAATTAGTTACAGACCCACGATGGGTAAATATTGTAGAAAGTAATATCGAAGAAATATTGACGGATCACGCATGGTGCGAACAAAAAGCGGCTTCCAATGCTATAAGTTTGATTACGTATAATTCAGAGTTGGAAGAGTTGGTAACAGAACTATTGGTTATTGCAAAAGAAGAATTGGACCATTTACAATTGGTACATGATTTGATAAAAAGGAGAGGTTTGACTTTGGGAAGGGAACGCAAGGATCATTATGTAAATGAGCTTTTTAAATTCATGAAAAAAGACGGTAGCCGTAAAGACGCTTTAGTAGATCGATTATTATTTTCGGCAATGATCGAAGCCCGTAGTTGTGAACGATTCAAGTTACTTTCTGAAAATATAAAAGACCCGGAACTGGCTAAATTCTACCGTGATTTAATGATTTCTGAAGCAGGACATTATACTACTTTTCTTGGCTTTGCCAGAAAATATGTAGACAATTTTGATGTCGATAAACGTTGGCAAGAATGGATTGAGTATGAAACCTCGATTATTATCAATTATGGTAAAAAAGAAACTGTTCACGGTTAA
- a CDS encoding MlaE family ABC transporter permease — translation MNTVERKKYLFSKEIDSYFEGVYNGYRFVVRFFKEAFTSPFHFREIINQCFEIGLKSLSLITLTGFIVGVVFTKQSRPSLESFGAVSWLPSLMGIAIMRALGPLVTSLICAGKVGSSISAELGSMKVTEQIDAMEVSAINPFKYLVVTRVMATTISIPILSFYCSFVGLVGSYYNVSNEEATSLQVFYHDAFANISFLDVFSSLTKALVYGFTIGIVSSYKGFFATHGTRGVGKATNQAVILSIFLIFLEEVIIVQIVNWIRYF, via the coding sequence ATGAATACTGTAGAACGTAAAAAATATTTATTTTCAAAAGAAATTGATTCTTATTTTGAGGGTGTTTACAATGGTTACCGGTTCGTTGTCCGTTTTTTTAAAGAAGCTTTTACTTCACCTTTTCATTTTCGAGAAATTATTAATCAATGCTTCGAGATTGGTTTAAAATCACTTTCATTAATAACACTTACTGGTTTTATCGTTGGAGTTGTTTTTACAAAACAATCGCGACCTTCTTTAGAAAGTTTTGGAGCGGTGTCTTGGCTTCCGTCATTAATGGGAATTGCAATAATGAGAGCTCTTGGCCCATTGGTAACCTCATTGATTTGTGCTGGAAAAGTAGGCTCCAGTATTAGTGCTGAATTGGGATCCATGAAAGTAACCGAGCAAATTGATGCCATGGAAGTGTCGGCAATTAATCCTTTTAAATATCTTGTGGTTACCAGAGTTATGGCAACCACCATCTCTATTCCCATACTTTCTTTTTACTGTAGTTTTGTAGGCTTGGTTGGATCGTATTATAACGTTTCGAATGAGGAAGCGACAAGCTTGCAGGTGTTTTATCATGATGCTTTTGCAAACATTTCTTTTCTAGATGTTTTTTCGTCGCTTACAAAAGCTTTGGTCTATGGATTTACGATTGGGATTGTTAGTAGTTACAAAGGTTTTTTCGCAACACACGGAACGAGAGGTGTTGGTAAAGCAACCAATCAAGCCGTAATACTTTCGATATTTTTGATCTTTCTGGAAGAGGTCATAATAGTACAAATTGTGAATTGGATTAGATACTTTTAA
- a CDS encoding ABC transporter ATP-binding protein — protein MEKEKIQLANPEETVIKIEGLYKSFGELEVLKGVDLTVQKGENLAVLGKSGSGKSVLIKILAGLLKPDKGNITMLGKQLNQLKPKQLDELRLRMGFSFQNSALYDGMSVYDNLSFPLTMNVKHLSRKQVSDAVEEALDAVGLIDKIERNPEELSGGQRKRLGIARTLILKPEIMLYDEPTAGLDPVTCAEINALIVNVQQQYKTSSIIITHDLTCAKNTCGRIAMLIDGTFLKVGTFEDVFNTNDEQIKKFYSYNFTL, from the coding sequence ATGGAAAAAGAGAAAATTCAATTAGCCAATCCAGAAGAAACGGTCATAAAAATAGAAGGATTGTATAAGTCCTTTGGTGAATTAGAGGTTTTGAAAGGAGTGGATTTGACGGTTCAAAAAGGTGAAAATTTAGCAGTACTGGGTAAATCTGGTTCTGGAAAATCGGTTTTGATTAAAATTTTGGCAGGGCTATTAAAACCAGATAAGGGAAATATAACAATGTTGGGTAAACAATTGAATCAATTAAAACCGAAACAATTGGATGAATTGCGTTTACGTATGGGATTTTCATTCCAAAATAGTGCTTTATATGATGGCATGAGTGTGTATGATAATTTATCGTTTCCATTGACTATGAATGTAAAACATCTTAGCCGAAAACAAGTGAGTGATGCTGTTGAAGAAGCACTAGACGCAGTTGGCTTAATTGACAAAATTGAAAGAAATCCTGAAGAGCTATCTGGTGGGCAACGAAAGAGATTGGGTATTGCTCGAACGTTAATTCTGAAACCCGAAATAATGTTGTACGATGAACCAACCGCTGGTTTGGATCCTGTCACTTGCGCTGAAATTAATGCCCTTATTGTTAATGTTCAACAGCAGTATAAAACAAGTTCTATTATTATTACACATGATCTCACTTGTGCAAAAAATACTTGCGGACGCATTGCTATGTTAATTGACGGAACCTTTTTGAAAGTTGGAACATTTGAAGATGTTTTTAATACTAATGATGAACAAATAAAAAAATTTTACTCTTATAATTTTACACTTTAA
- a CDS encoding AsmA-like C-terminal region-containing protein, which yields MATVNYKSVFFKFLKYTGISLVTILALMFIAPYLFADKIKEQVKKTANEKLNGELNYTDANVSFFSHFPSLTLTLNDFTLNGSAPFQNEKLVTAKEVAFGINVTSLIFGETIKIDEIFLSNSLINVKVNQNGEANYNVYISEKESTPKEKTETGLKLEAIEINNSKIVYDDQSTKVHIDAIGFNYLGNGDLSQAIFALHSKAKIEKLNIIYENEPYLMNKKVDGDLITKINTNSLSFVFEQNDLFINKLLVDFTGKFDFLKDGYDIDFKIKSNKSNLYDLFTAFPPKYITWLKDTELKGNVDLLFTLKGKYIASQNIAPDLSLDFKLKDGFVNYKKSAFPVSNLNMDISTKVASLNPELLDLNARNISLNVEKNQLKTQLKMNGLTTPVVDLVLNSNIDLEKLNRALGISDIELKGMLIADVKAKGKYDQKHGLFPNTNGRLNLNNGFVKTPYYPNPITNININSKINNQKGTYDGLSVVLKPATFTFEGEPFLVEADLKNFDDLNYDIKAKGTLNISKIYKVFSQKGLDVDGFIKADLALKGIQSDAEKGNYSRLQNKGTLELRNINVATEYLPKSMLIKEGIFRFNQDKMAFNTFLASYGQSDFKLNGYLQNVFNFLSPKKGVLRGSFTLNSKYINVDEFMSSTAKVSTPSTTTVPNNAPQTTAQETGVILIPSNFDLQFYATAHKINYQGLNLQDGKGAIKMKGGKMLMQNTGFNLIGCNVAMNAAYQGITPKKAVFEYSIKATDFDVKRAYKEVKMFREMASAAENAEGIISLDYKIKGRLNQDMMPVYPSLIGGGILSIKDVKLKGMKMFNAVSKTTDHEAIKNPELSKVDIKTTVKNNVITIERFKFKFAGFRPRIEGTSSLDGKLNIKMRLGLPPLGIIGIPLTVTGTKDNPKVKVGRKGDEIEETQDVE from the coding sequence ATGGCTACAGTCAACTACAAATCAGTTTTTTTTAAATTTTTAAAATATACAGGAATTTCTCTTGTGACTATTTTAGCCTTAATGTTTATTGCGCCTTATTTGTTTGCAGATAAAATAAAGGAACAAGTAAAAAAAACAGCTAACGAAAAGTTGAATGGAGAATTGAATTACACAGATGCCAATGTTTCCTTTTTTAGTCATTTTCCTTCCTTGACTTTAACTTTAAATGATTTTACTCTCAATGGATCTGCCCCTTTTCAAAATGAGAAATTAGTGACGGCAAAAGAAGTTGCTTTTGGAATCAATGTGACCAGCCTTATTTTTGGTGAAACAATAAAAATTGATGAAATTTTCCTTTCTAATTCGTTGATTAATGTAAAAGTGAACCAAAACGGTGAAGCTAATTATAATGTCTACATATCCGAGAAAGAATCAACTCCAAAAGAAAAAACAGAAACAGGATTGAAATTAGAAGCAATTGAAATTAATAACAGTAAAATTGTTTATGATGATCAATCTACCAAAGTTCATATCGATGCTATAGGTTTTAATTATTTAGGGAATGGTGATTTGAGTCAAGCCATTTTTGCACTGCACTCGAAGGCTAAAATTGAAAAGCTGAATATTATTTATGAAAATGAACCCTACTTAATGAACAAAAAAGTGGATGGGGATTTGATTACCAAAATAAATACGAATTCGCTATCATTTGTTTTTGAACAAAATGATCTTTTTATCAATAAACTTCTAGTAGATTTTACAGGTAAATTTGATTTTTTAAAGGATGGTTATGACATTGATTTTAAAATAAAATCAAACAAAAGTAATTTATATGATCTCTTCACTGCATTTCCTCCAAAATACATTACTTGGCTCAAAGACACAGAATTAAAAGGGAATGTCGATTTGCTTTTTACTCTTAAAGGTAAATATATTGCTTCGCAAAACATAGCTCCCGATTTGAGTTTGGATTTTAAGTTAAAAGATGGATTTGTAAATTATAAAAAAAGTGCTTTTCCGGTTTCCAATTTGAATATGGATATCAGTACCAAAGTGGCTTCATTAAATCCAGAACTGTTAGATTTGAATGCTAGGAACATTTCTTTAAACGTTGAAAAAAATCAATTAAAAACGCAATTAAAAATGAATGGGTTGACCACTCCTGTGGTTGATTTGGTTTTGAATTCCAACATTGATTTAGAGAAACTGAATCGTGCTTTAGGAATTTCTGATATTGAATTAAAAGGAATGCTAATTGCCGATGTAAAAGCCAAAGGGAAATACGACCAAAAGCATGGGCTTTTTCCAAATACTAACGGAAGATTGAATTTGAATAATGGTTTTGTAAAAACGCCATATTACCCAAATCCAATAACCAATATCAATATTAATTCAAAAATAAACAATCAAAAAGGAACTTATGATGGTCTTTCGGTAGTTTTAAAACCAGCAACTTTTACTTTTGAAGGCGAACCTTTTTTGGTCGAAGCCGATTTGAAAAATTTTGATGATTTGAATTATGATATCAAAGCCAAAGGGACATTGAATATTAGTAAAATCTACAAGGTGTTTTCGCAAAAAGGATTGGATGTAGACGGTTTTATTAAAGCAGATTTGGCTTTAAAAGGAATTCAAAGTGATGCCGAAAAAGGAAATTACAGCCGTTTGCAAAATAAAGGAACGCTTGAACTTAGAAATATTAATGTGGCAACGGAGTACCTGCCAAAATCAATGTTGATTAAAGAAGGGATCTTTAGATTCAATCAGGATAAAATGGCTTTCAATACCTTTTTGGCGTCTTATGGACAGTCCGATTTTAAATTGAATGGGTATTTGCAAAATGTTTTTAATTTTTTGTCTCCCAAAAAAGGAGTTTTGAGAGGGTCATTTACTTTAAATTCAAAATACATCAATGTAGATGAATTCATGTCGAGTACTGCTAAAGTTTCAACTCCTTCAACAACAACCGTTCCCAATAATGCACCACAAACAACAGCTCAAGAAACAGGCGTAATTCTTATCCCATCCAATTTTGATTTGCAATTTTATGCTACGGCACACAAAATCAATTACCAAGGATTGAATTTACAAGATGGAAAAGGGGCTATAAAAATGAAAGGCGGTAAAATGCTAATGCAAAATACAGGATTCAATTTAATTGGTTGTAATGTCGCTATGAATGCCGCTTATCAAGGAATTACTCCTAAAAAAGCCGTTTTTGAATACAGTATAAAAGCTACTGATTTTGATGTCAAAAGAGCCTACAAAGAAGTAAAAATGTTCAGGGAAATGGCTAGTGCTGCTGAAAATGCTGAGGGAATTATCTCTTTAGATTACAAAATAAAAGGAAGGCTAAATCAAGATATGATGCCTGTTTACCCTTCTTTAATTGGCGGAGGTATTCTCTCTATAAAAGATGTAAAACTAAAAGGGATGAAAATGTTTAATGCTGTGAGTAAAACTACGGATCATGAAGCCATTAAAAATCCGGAGTTGTCTAAAGTCGATATCAAAACAACTGTAAAAAACAATGTTATTACTATAGAAAGGTTTAAATTTAAATTTGCAGGTTTCAGACCAAGAATAGAAGGAACGTCCAGTCTGGATGGAAAGTTGAATATAAAAATGAGATTAGGATTACCGCCATTGGGAATTATTGGAATTCCTTTAACAGTTACAGGAACTAAAGACAATCCAAAAGTGAAAGTGGGTAGAAAAGGCGATGAAATTGAGGAGACTCAAGATGTAGAATAA